Proteins co-encoded in one Verrucomicrobiota bacterium genomic window:
- the rpiB gene encoding ribose 5-phosphate isomerase B: MKIALGSDHAGFRYKEKIKEFLTGQGHEVIDFGTHSAEPTDYPLFIRPAAEAVARGEAERGIVLGGSGNGEAITANKVPGIRCGLCWTEQVAIWNRAHNDGNVLSLGERTISEEEALKIVKVWLETPFEGGRHIHRIQLIEHPELAKETTSAS; encoded by the coding sequence ATGAAAATCGCGCTCGGTTCGGATCACGCTGGCTTCCGGTACAAGGAAAAAATCAAGGAATTCCTTACCGGCCAAGGTCATGAGGTTATCGATTTTGGAACCCATTCGGCAGAACCGACGGATTACCCGCTGTTTATCCGGCCCGCCGCCGAAGCCGTGGCCAGGGGTGAAGCGGAACGCGGCATCGTTTTAGGCGGGTCGGGTAACGGCGAGGCCATCACCGCAAATAAAGTTCCGGGGATTCGCTGCGGGCTTTGCTGGACCGAGCAGGTTGCGATCTGGAACCGCGCGCACAACGACGGAAATGTGCTTTCCCTGGGCGAGCGCACCATTTCTGAGGAGGAAGCGCTCAAGATCGTCAAAGTCTGGCTGGAAACGCCGTTTGAAGGCGGCCGTCACATTCACCGCATTCAGCTCATTGAGCACCCGGAACTCGCGAAAGAGACGACGTCCGCTTCATGA
- a CDS encoding SEL1-like repeat protein, with the protein MKAPAESSIPAIVARAKEAVIQVNALDAQGNLLSTGTAFFIRNDGTAVTNSHVIRGASRLVGLSSSGSEFRCEQVLGESAEADLAILKFASGRVPCLELDSSRAARQGQRVLVIGNPKGLQGTVSDGLISAFRDANALIQISAPISPGSSGSPVLNEDGKVIGVAFYQLVNGQNLNFAIASDEVAKAARMAGVGDLTSVSVEPPVAAPVPTPDFRIHNREDRARYQQAANAGNAEAMRALGWWYQNGSGVTQDYVQALEWYRKAAEAGDAAAMTNLGYLYDKGLGVTQDYTQARYWYEKAANAGEPMGMNNLGLMYQNGWGVTQDYAQAHAWYQKAATAGSAWGMKNLGWLYRDGLGVAQDYQLAREWHEKAAAAGNVSAMTDLGWLYQNGLGVTQDYTKAWEWYQKAVQGGDLLAMTNLGYLCDRGLGVAQDYAQAFRWYQQAADAGEPNSMGNLGLMYECGLGVARNYDTAREWYRKSANAGSALAMNRLGMLYAKGLGVNQDYAEAIRLYRQAADAGEPMGMNNLGLMYQYGWGTARDYGQACEWYRKAAEAGYPDAMNNLGWLYQNGWGVDRDYAQAQEWYQKAAKAGNVAALTNLGYLYGAGLGVARDYAEAARWYQRAANAGEPIGTRDLGVLYQYGWGAPRDYGKARVLFRQAANAGHPDAMNNLGWLYQNGWGVDRDYAQAQEWYQKAAKAGNGAALTNLGYMYGAGLGVTQDYTEAARWYQRAANAGEPVGMNNLGLMYQNGWGVDRDYAQARDWFQKAAEAGYPAAMRNLGWLYQNGNGVPRDYGQARDWYQKAAAAGEVTAMTNLAYLYANGLGTARDEAQARAWYKKAAMTAVVVNNGSLAQ; encoded by the coding sequence TTGAAGGCGCCTGCCGAGAGCAGCATTCCGGCGATCGTGGCGCGCGCCAAAGAAGCGGTCATCCAGGTCAACGCCCTGGATGCGCAAGGGAACCTGTTGAGCACCGGAACGGCTTTCTTTATCCGGAACGACGGGACAGCAGTCACCAATTCCCACGTCATCCGGGGGGCCTCGCGCCTTGTGGGCTTGAGCAGCAGCGGTTCAGAATTCCGGTGTGAACAGGTGCTTGGCGAATCAGCGGAGGCCGACCTTGCGATTCTCAAGTTTGCCTCCGGCCGGGTACCCTGCCTTGAGCTGGATTCGTCCCGTGCCGCCCGTCAGGGCCAGCGCGTGCTGGTCATCGGCAACCCGAAGGGTTTGCAGGGGACAGTCTCCGACGGGCTGATCTCCGCGTTTCGAGATGCCAATGCGCTGATCCAGATCAGCGCGCCCATTTCGCCGGGGTCAAGCGGCTCGCCCGTGTTGAACGAGGACGGCAAAGTGATCGGGGTGGCATTCTACCAGTTGGTGAATGGCCAGAACCTCAACTTCGCGATTGCCTCCGACGAAGTGGCGAAAGCGGCGCGGATGGCCGGGGTGGGCGATCTCACTTCCGTCTCGGTGGAACCGCCGGTCGCCGCGCCCGTTCCTACGCCGGACTTCCGCATTCACAATCGTGAGGATCGTGCCCGGTACCAACAGGCGGCTAACGCCGGCAACGCGGAAGCGATGCGCGCCTTGGGTTGGTGGTATCAGAACGGCTCAGGCGTCACCCAGGATTATGTCCAGGCGCTGGAATGGTACCGGAAAGCCGCCGAGGCCGGCGACGCAGCGGCGATGACCAACCTGGGTTATCTCTACGATAAAGGACTGGGGGTCACCCAGGACTACACGCAAGCCCGGTATTGGTATGAAAAGGCGGCCAACGCCGGGGAGCCCATGGGCATGAACAACCTTGGTCTCATGTACCAAAATGGGTGGGGGGTCACCCAGGACTACGCCCAGGCGCATGCCTGGTATCAAAAGGCGGCCACGGCCGGCAGTGCATGGGGCATGAAGAATCTGGGCTGGTTGTACCGGGACGGGTTAGGCGTCGCCCAGGATTATCAACTGGCCCGGGAGTGGCACGAGAAAGCTGCGGCGGCCGGTAACGTCTCAGCGATGACTGACCTGGGCTGGCTGTACCAGAATGGGTTAGGCGTCACTCAAGACTACACCAAGGCTTGGGAGTGGTACCAGAAAGCCGTTCAGGGGGGTGACCTCCTGGCCATGACCAACCTGGGCTACTTGTGCGACCGAGGCTTAGGTGTGGCCCAGGACTATGCCCAGGCGTTCCGGTGGTACCAACAGGCCGCGGACGCCGGGGAACCCAACAGCATGGGAAATCTCGGTCTCATGTACGAGTGCGGCTTGGGCGTCGCCAGGAACTACGATACGGCCCGGGAATGGTACCGGAAATCCGCCAATGCAGGCAGCGCCCTGGCGATGAATCGTCTCGGCATGCTTTACGCAAAGGGCCTGGGCGTGAACCAGGACTATGCCGAGGCGATCCGATTATACCGCCAGGCTGCGGACGCCGGGGAACCCATGGGCATGAACAACCTTGGCCTGATGTACCAATACGGCTGGGGCACCGCCCGCGATTACGGCCAGGCCTGCGAGTGGTACCGGAAAGCCGCGGAGGCCGGCTATCCGGATGCGATGAACAACCTGGGCTGGTTGTACCAGAACGGCTGGGGTGTGGACCGGGACTACGCCCAGGCGCAGGAGTGGTATCAAAAAGCCGCCAAGGCCGGCAACGTGGCGGCCCTGACGAACCTGGGTTACCTGTACGGTGCGGGCCTGGGTGTAGCCCGGGACTATGCCGAGGCCGCCCGCTGGTACCAGCGGGCCGCGAACGCCGGAGAACCGATTGGTACGAGAGATCTCGGCGTCCTGTACCAGTACGGCTGGGGTGCGCCCCGGGACTACGGCAAGGCGCGGGTCTTGTTCCGCCAGGCTGCCAACGCCGGCCATCCGGATGCGATGAACAACCTGGGCTGGCTGTACCAAAACGGCTGGGGCGTGGACCGGGACTACGCCCAGGCGCAGGAGTGGTATCAAAAAGCCGCCAAGGCCGGAAACGGGGCAGCCCTGACGAACCTGGGTTACATGTACGGTGCGGGCCTGGGCGTGACCCAGGACTATACCGAGGCCGCCCGCTGGTACCAGCGGGCCGCGAACGCCGGAGAACCGGTCGGCATGAACAACCTCGGCCTCATGTACCAGAACGGCTGGGGCGTGGACCGGGACTACGCCCAGGCGCGGGATTGGTTCCAGAAAGCCGCGGAGGCCGGGTACCCCGCTGCGATGAGAAACTTGGGGTGGCTCTACCAGAACGGCAACGGCGTTCCCCGGGACTATGGCCAGGCCCGGGATTGGTATCAAAAGGCGGCTGCCGCCGGTGAAGTCACGGCCATGACGAATCTGGCTTACTTGTACGCCAACGGTCTGGGAACCGCCCGTGATGAGGCCCAAGCCCGCGCCTGGTATAAGAAAGCGGCCATGACCGCGGTCGTGGTGAATAACGGCAGCCTGGCACAGTAA
- a CDS encoding metallophosphoesterase family protein yields the protein MNLTPTDPVLIISDLHLGHRASRIRHPEQLEPLFKPFHTVIFNGDTAEMRNPEDRPLGRKLAADLGRVCHGAGSKAIFITGNHDPTISSIDHLDLHGGALLVTHGDILFLGVAPWSRAAKSYRETHEEFLKQLGEDAYTSFEQRLLATKRTSITLQMHEAPLTRKHKKWGGLHTVMHQLWPPWRPFKILQAWWQTPGLTADMTHLFRPKARFTVIGHTHCPGIWRRGGRVVINTGSFLKYMTARGVIIDDGRLEVRYLKRSGNNFCLGRVDAVFRLPHETAGRAEGEPRPGLS from the coding sequence ATGAATCTTACCCCGACGGACCCGGTCCTGATCATTTCCGATCTGCACCTGGGCCACCGAGCATCGCGTATTCGCCACCCGGAACAGCTGGAGCCGTTGTTTAAGCCGTTTCACACGGTCATCTTCAACGGCGACACGGCCGAAATGCGAAATCCGGAGGACAGGCCGCTTGGGCGCAAGCTCGCGGCCGATCTGGGCCGCGTCTGCCATGGCGCCGGCAGCAAAGCCATCTTCATTACGGGCAACCATGATCCAACCATCTCCAGCATTGACCACCTGGACCTGCACGGCGGCGCCTTGCTGGTTACGCACGGGGATATCCTCTTTTTGGGCGTAGCCCCCTGGAGCCGGGCGGCAAAGTCTTACCGGGAAACGCACGAGGAGTTTCTGAAACAACTCGGTGAGGATGCGTACACCAGTTTTGAGCAGCGCCTGCTGGCTACCAAACGCACCTCGATTACGCTTCAAATGCATGAGGCGCCCCTGACCCGCAAGCACAAGAAATGGGGGGGCTTGCACACGGTGATGCACCAACTCTGGCCACCCTGGCGGCCATTCAAAATCCTGCAAGCCTGGTGGCAGACCCCGGGGCTCACTGCGGACATGACGCACCTCTTCCGGCCCAAGGCCCGTTTCACCGTCATCGGCCACACCCATTGTCCAGGGATTTGGCGCCGTGGCGGGCGCGTGGTGATCAACACCGGCAGTTTCCTGAAATACATGACTGCCCGCGGGGTGATCATCGACGACGGCCGGCTCGAGGTGCGATACCTCAAACGCAGCGGTAACAACTTCTGCCTCGGACGGGTAGACGCGGTCTTCCGGCTCCCGCATGAAACGGCGGGCCGGGCGGAAGGTGAACCCCGGCCCGGACTGTCGTGA
- a CDS encoding YjbQ family protein — translation MFTAHNAEFAVRTQGQGTYEITDQVAQAVHASRVKTGLATVFVRHTSASLVIFENADPTARRDLEGFLKRLVPEGEDYFVHTLEGPDDMPSHIRMVLTRTSESVPVAEGTLQLGTWQGLFLYEHRRHGSRRSVSVSVIGNIE, via the coding sequence ATGTTCACCGCACATAACGCTGAGTTTGCCGTTCGAACCCAGGGGCAAGGCACCTACGAGATCACCGATCAGGTGGCCCAGGCCGTTCACGCCAGCCGTGTTAAGACGGGTTTGGCCACGGTTTTCGTCCGCCACACGAGTGCGAGCCTGGTAATCTTTGAGAACGCCGATCCGACTGCCAGGCGCGATCTGGAGGGGTTCCTCAAACGCTTGGTGCCTGAAGGGGAAGATTATTTTGTCCATACGCTGGAAGGTCCTGACGACATGCCGAGCCATATCCGGATGGTGTTAACCCGTACGTCCGAATCGGTCCCCGTTGCAGAAGGGACGCTTCAGCTCGGCACGTGGCAGGGACTCTTCCTTTACGAACACCGCAGGCATGGTTCCCGCCGTTCGGTGTCCGTTTCGGTAATCGGAAATATTGAATGA
- a CDS encoding beta-lactamase family protein: MDLNRFKEEFAQNFETRGEIGASVAVYRRGEPVVQLAAGFQDRAGRVPWTFQTRVLIWSATKGVASACLLHACKRHGIGLDAPVTRVWPEYGQAGKERTTLRHVLSHQAGQPALRGEPVSVLDHEAVVRALAGQAPFWEPGTRHGYHARTYGFLVDELVRRITGGVNVGRYFRQVFGDPLDLDIWIGLPQTLAEMVAPIQAPRKARDASSEDPFYAALNDPGSLSRLAFSNPAGLAPPSSMNAPSVRAHVLPSFGGIATADGMARFYRLLCTPNEFFDAETLRAVSTPATSGTDEILKVPTAFSAGFMMDPVDDTTGVPAPGPRDEGRKLRSLFGPSVRAFGQPGAGGSHAFADPEHEISFAYVMNQMEPGLFPNEKSLRLVDAIYVHRT; the protein is encoded by the coding sequence ATGGACCTGAACCGGTTTAAGGAGGAATTCGCACAGAACTTCGAAACCCGCGGGGAAATCGGGGCCTCGGTTGCGGTCTATCGCCGCGGGGAACCGGTCGTTCAGCTGGCAGCCGGTTTCCAGGACCGCGCCGGCCGGGTGCCGTGGACGTTCCAGACGCGGGTGCTGATCTGGTCCGCGACCAAAGGGGTAGCGTCCGCTTGCCTGCTCCACGCCTGCAAACGGCACGGCATCGGCCTGGATGCTCCCGTTACTCGCGTCTGGCCGGAGTACGGGCAAGCCGGAAAGGAGCGCACGACTCTCCGGCACGTGTTGAGCCATCAGGCAGGCCAACCGGCGTTGCGAGGTGAACCGGTGTCGGTCCTGGACCACGAAGCCGTCGTCCGTGCGTTGGCCGGCCAGGCGCCCTTTTGGGAACCGGGCACCCGCCACGGTTACCACGCGCGCACTTACGGCTTCCTGGTCGACGAGCTGGTCCGGCGCATCACCGGCGGAGTGAACGTCGGCCGGTACTTCCGCCAGGTCTTTGGCGATCCCCTGGACCTCGACATCTGGATCGGCCTGCCCCAAACGCTCGCTGAAATGGTCGCACCGATCCAGGCGCCGCGGAAAGCCCGGGACGCTTCGTCCGAAGATCCGTTCTATGCCGCCCTGAATGATCCCGGTTCGCTGAGCCGCCTTGCGTTCAGCAACCCCGCCGGCCTGGCGCCCCCGTCCTCGATGAACGCGCCCTCGGTACGTGCGCACGTTTTGCCCTCCTTCGGCGGGATCGCGACGGCTGACGGGATGGCCCGTTTCTACCGGCTTCTATGTACGCCCAACGAATTCTTCGACGCGGAAACGTTGCGCGCCGTCTCCACCCCCGCCACTTCCGGAACCGATGAAATCCTGAAAGTGCCCACCGCATTCAGCGCGGGGTTTATGATGGACCCGGTGGATGATACGACGGGCGTACCTGCGCCGGGTCCTCGGGATGAAGGGCGTAAACTGCGCAGTTTATTCGGCCCATCCGTGCGCGCCTTCGGCCAGCCCGGGGCGGGCGGTTCGCACGCGTTTGCCGATCCTGAGCACGAGATTTCATTCGCGTACGTGATGAACCAGATGGAACCAGGGCTTTTTCCGAACGAAAAATCGTTGCGTCTGGTCGACGCGATCTATGTTCACCGCACATAA